In the Pogona vitticeps strain Pit_001003342236 chromosome 2, PviZW2.1, whole genome shotgun sequence genome, TTCAATTCCAAAACTGTATGTTGGTTCCCTCCACACTCCAGTTGTTTTGGGCTTCCGTTTTAACAAACCTTTGAACAACTTCCACTGTAAATCCTTCAGGCTGTCAAAAGTGACGTACTTCActtctgaaaacaacaaaaagcaggaGGTTCAAAATGCAGCTCTTATTtaagaggggaaagagaagaaacgGCATTGAACAATAAGCAGGAAAATGCACTAGTTTTGATTGGGAGTTCTGGATGCTAGGTTGGCTTCATCGgtaaagggggggaaatgcaacTGTGCTGCTTTTGGGAGCTGATGAATTCTCCTGGGGTAGGAACCAGCTTTACAATTCAGTTTGTAGGATTTAAAATGATGATGCATGTAGTAATGGCAGCAGGCATTGTCTTAGCAGAAAAGACaagtccaaagaaacaaagagaaagaaactacATGATCTTTAAATGTAAGAGAAATACATTGAATATTAATAAAATAGGACCCCCATGTCcgtggaggattggttccaagccccgcTGCAGATGCTAAAAACTGTGGATaacagtgaatgctatacatagcaagGGAAACGGGGGGAAATCCAGATATTTTCAGGTGCATTACCAGAACTAGATACTAGAGGGTATTAGAAACCATACTATCtattcttcaacaacaagaattcatagcacagtctctgggtCTCtctagttctggtaatacatgtgaaaataatgttttctggattgttttcatttgatatttttaatattttcaggccatgggtaagtgaaactgtggatactgaacCTGCAGATATGGGGGCCTTACTGTAGTATTATGAGGTTGACTAGGCTGGAGCCAGAAGAGGGGGACCAAGTAACAAGGGCAGGGAGTATCAGtgcattgaaggaaggaaggaaggaaggaaggaaggaaggaaggaaggaaggaaggaaggaaggaaggaaggaaggaaggaaggaaggaaggaaggaaggaaggaaggaaggaaggaaggaaggaaggaaggaaggaaggaaggaaggaaggaaggaaggaaggaaggaaggaaggaaggaaggaaggaaggaaggaaggaaggaaggaaggaaggaaggaaggaaggaaggaaggaaggaaggaaggaaggaaggaaggaaggaaggaaggaaggaaggaaggaaggaaggaaggaaggaaggaaggaaggaaggaaggaaggaaggaaggaaggaaggaaggaaggaaggaaggaaggaaggaaggaaggaaggaaggaaggaaggaaggaaggaaggaaggaaggaaggaaggaaggaaggaaggaaggaaggaaggaaggaaggaaggaaggaaggaaggaaggaaggaaggaaggaaggaaggaaggaaggaaggaaggaaggaaggaaggaaggaaggaaggaaggaaggaaggaaggaaggaaggaaggaaggaaggaaggaaggaaggaaggaaggaaggaaggaaggaaggaaggaaggaaggaaggaaggaaggaaggaaggaaggaaggaaggaaggaaggaaggaaggaaggaaggaaggaaggaaggaaggaaggaaggaaggaaggaaggaaggaaggaaggaaggaaggaaggaaggaaggaaggaaggaaggaaggaaggaaggaaggaaggaaggaaggaaggaaggaaggaaggaaggaaggaaggaaggaaggaaggaaggaaggaaggaaggaaggaaggaaggaaggaaggaaggaaggaaggaaggaaggaaggaaggaaggaaggaaggaaggaaggaaggaaggaaggaaggaaggaaggaaggaaggaaggaaggaaggaagcaagcctAACAGACCAGCAAAGACTGAGCATATGGGGTAGTCATATATGAAGTTCAGGAATCTGTTTCTGTCTAGCTTATATTGTTCTAGAGGAGACCATGCTGGATAACAGCGCTCCACAAGACAACATTTTGTTGTATATCCTACCTCTCTTGCCCAGTTGATCAGGTCATTTTTATACTGATTAAACAATATTATGATGCATTAGATTGGACCTGGTCAAAGACAGACAGAGCCATTGAAATCAGGAGCACGTTAAGGCAGCAATTTGCCAACAAGATTTATGCCAAGTGCATTATAGTGGCAGatgtaactaacaggattttgaaCCATCACATCATTTTCCTAGTTAATGGAAATCTGCTTTGGTTATTGATCCCAGAGCGGAGGACATGTGGCCTTTCTGGTAGTGCTGACAtataactgcaactcccatcaactctAGCCAGTGTGGGCAGTAGTGAAGCGTGATAGGGGATGTAGTTCAACAGCCTTTAAATAACCAATGATGAGGGTGGGAGAGGTAGCCCAGAAATATCTAGAaagtttcccctccttttttataGAATGCTTTCTATGTGTCTCTGTTGAAACAGTTAAAATGCTATCAAGAATGGGCATAGAATCTAGGGGATTATGGTTCAGACCGCACTTCACTAAGCATGACTCTTCGCTGTGGTAAACATGCCATGCATTAATAGTTTACATAAatcaagcctttttttttccagtttcctcCATGCAACACAACAGTGCAGCTATCCTATTCAGATGCGGCTCTGTTGATTTGTCATTCTTAGAACATATTTACAGAGAACTAGGGCTTTGGAAACAACTTTGAAAAGGATCTATTTTCTGGTAAACATGCTCTGGACCACACTTCTATTTTCACTTTTAGATTGTTAACTAAGAACCACTTATGGCAACAGGCTCTCAGTTAGCCCTACCAATTCTCACACTCTTACTCACCCCTATTTGCTTTCAAGTACAATTTGCTCACCTTTAACTGTTGGCAGTTTAGGAACACTTAATTCTGCTGATTCAGGCAGAGTTGATTTCTTCTTTGTGCACCTCAACATAAAATACTCCATCCTGCACAGTATCTCCCCAGAGACACATAGTTTTTGGATGGTGGAGACTGGCAAGGAAATGCAGTTCTTAATTAACACCACATAAGGAAGCAAATAGGCTGGAGGCAATTCTTCAAGACCATGTTTCTGCTGCATTCGAAAAATAACACTTTTGCTTTTTGACATAAGCAGGTGTTTGGAATGTATACGCATGGAAGTGCCTTTGTCTTTTCGTCTGTCTTTTAGAGAAGCAGGTTTTTCTTTTACAACATCCTCCTTCTCAGGCCTGACAAGGGAAGGGTGATGAAGCTCCTTGATGCCCAAGACATTGCTTTTACCACGTTCTGCAGTCTTCTTGTAAGATTTTACAATTGAATGAATAGCATGGAAAAGGGATGCGTGAGACTCTATAAGAGTCAAATGCTTCTGATCCTTTTTAAGGTTTCCATAGACCAGCAGCAGTTCCGATAtctgaacaaaaacaacaacacaagtcTTTCTGCATGAAGCTGTGAAGAGACGGATGCAGTAGTTTGAGAATATCTAACCCACCTTTTCATCTATTAATTTCTTCAGTTCGTTAACCACAAAAGCTGAGAGCGCAATGCAAAATATGCATACAAAAAAATCAATCTAGTAAACCctagtaacagcagcagcaacaacaaaaaacagcaaatCTGAACATCAGCAAAAGTAATCATTCAATGATCTTCAAAAGCTGTCTGGAAGAGAGTGTCACATTTGCCTGGCTCCAAATGGAAGGACAGGGAACAAAGTTCCATAGCCGCTATGTGATGaatactaaacaacaacaactttctaGTTCTCTACGATTTGCAAAGCCGCACTATGCTGGAATTTTTTGCTGAAATGTCACCTGGCACTAGCAATATTCCAGTGAAAGTGATACCCTAttcttgtttttccccattgttgttgttgttgttgttgttgttgttgttgttgctgctgctgctgctgctgctgctgctgctgctgcctgcctGCGTGTTCTTTTGTacaagaaactgccaaattctgtgcagctcACTGCCCTTTCTAGGAAATCTTATGTAGGAAAGATGCCCCTTTCTACAAAATTACAGCAATTCGTTACAGATCAgtgtttcttccaggaaaaaaaggacaaCAAAACATCCAAAGGAATCTCACAAGActtcctggaagaaaaaaaataccttgtAAAAAATGATATCACtatgaggagaaaagaggggttCCCCATTCCACCCCAGTTTCTCATCAAGAATGAGTGGCTGAAAGATTCACACCCCTAGTCTATGGCATGGGTCCTCTGATCAACTGACTGGATGCACACAGCAAGATATCTCCTCAAGATTCCAGTAAACAGACAGGTTTGTATGGAAGGTCCTAGAATTAACCCAGAGCATAAATGCTTTGATTAATTGATTCTGACAAGTCCTGATTTAAAGTGTGCTGGAGCATCCCGCCCGTTTGCTTATACTTAGCTCCACCCACTACCACTAGCAACTAGACTTTGAGCCTGTTGTATCTTCTACAAGGTGAGATCTAAAGTAGGATTGTTCTTGACAACTGAGAATCTTTAGTTTTGACATCTACTTAACTTAACCGAAGGGTGTACAACTTCTGGGGCCCGAGATGCCAAATTGCCACCCTCCCCATCAAAGCTTGGACACGATGCATTTATTTAACATACAAACAGTGCAATAATTACTTTTGTGTTAAAAAGAGGACAAGCTTTAGCGCTGACTTGTTAAGTCTAACACATCACTTCCAAATGGCTCCCAATACAACTGCACCACTCGATCAGCATACTGCTGAGATTTCATGGCATGATCGTGATTTTGTACCTTTAAAGCAACTACTTCTGTATCAAAGTGAAGCACTCATGGAGCACACACCTTGTTTGCAAGCCAATTAGTGCTTTCAGGAGGCTTTTAGAAGCTGGGAGCTGGCTCACAAATAAGAATCAGGCTCTCAGAGTACTTTGCTTTCATGTGTAAGTGGCTGCTTTAGAAGTTACAATACAGTATGTCTTTTTGCACAGCAGGAGCAATGGCACTAGGGATTCTGAGGGTCACAAAGGCACCTGCATGTAGCCTGCCTGTTGTTTCGCCTGTTACACTCACAAGAGGAACCAAGCAAAGGTATACAGGCTATACACTCCGGCATGTAGCTTGCCAGGATTTGCCGGTATCCTGGCTCTCcattgtatgtactgtatataaagcaATGGATCAAAACTTCAGTGGTGTGGATCTGGAAAACTTTAGGAATACTTCTGCCATAACAACTGGGACACATTTCTTTCAGTGGCGCTAATACAATAAGTCAGCATGCACAGGTGTATAATGGGGATTTGTTAAGACAACtgcataagttccattaattcaagcGAGACTATTCTAACTACAACTTACATTAGCATAGTAAgtcccagttagagaaggcccatttgaatcaattaaacttTTGGAACCTTAATACAATCACCATGaagccactgattcaatgggccttgtCTAATGTGATTTACTTACACTGAGcatcaggattttggccactatttaCTTACTTGCATTTCCTTTGATTTCACAAACTAGCATCAAATCAAAGAGAACATCCcatgctgttatttttatttttagaagttaACCGTCCATAAAGCTGGATGTGCCACTGAAGGACCACTGTAACTGGGCCATACTGATCGTGTGGTCTGCACAATCCCCATTATAGGAAGTATGCTGTTTCAGAGATGAATAATCTAGTGGAAGCCAGTTCTGGCAAGTTGGTGCACACTAAAATGCTTGTGACAACATCATAATTTGATTTTGAAAGCACAcaattttgttaaaaataaatggaacagAAGCATGTAAGAAGCGTAAAAGATTGCCTAATTCCGTTTTCATTGCAAAACACTCACACTGCAGCTAGAGGAAAAGGACTCCTCCTTCTTGCTGCTCACTGTTGGCTCTCCATCTTCAGTTTGACTACTGGTGGCAGCACTTTGCTGAAAATCAGACAAGAACAATGTGCTTAGAGTAGTGgcattgtatttcttttaaagactCTTAAAGAATGTAACTTTGATTCACTCTGCACCTTGACCTGGGTTGATGGGTATGGGTGTCATTTGGTCTTTTACTGTGGACAGAAGAATGTCTTGGGCTCTGACTGTGACCAGAATTGAAGAAAAGGTCCATTGGAAACAAGACAATTCCAGGTATTACAGTGAATGAAAG is a window encoding:
- the LOC110085553 gene encoding uncharacterized protein LOC110085553 isoform X1 encodes the protein MTQVKEEELMDNEGKDALSCSQSAATSSQTEDGEPTVSSKKEESFSSSCSISELLLVYGNLKKDQKHLTLIESHASLFHAIHSIVKSYKKTAERGKSNVLGIKELHHPSLVRPEKEDVVKEKPASLKDRRKDKGTSMRIHSKHLLMSKSKSVIFRMQQKHGLEELPPAYLLPYVVLIKNCISLPVSTIQKLCVSGEILCRMEYFMLRCTKKKSTLPESAELSVPKLPTVKEVKYVTFDSLKDLQWKLFKGLLKRKPKTTGVWREPTYSFGIEGVSAPKDVEYIFPLMPKDWIIDDSLKFSEEMMHLLLEKE
- the LOC110085553 gene encoding uncharacterized protein LOC110085553 isoform X2; this translates as MFGFLSLLCQQNAATMTQVKEEELMDNEGKDALSCSQSAATSSQTEDGEPTVSSKKEESFSSSCSISELLLVYGNLKKDQKHLTLIESHASLFHAIHSIVKSYKKTAERGKSNVLGIKELHHPSLVRPEKEDVVKEKPASLKDRRKDKGTSMRIHSKHLLMSKSKSVIFRMQQKHGLEELPPAYLLPYVVLIKNCISLPVSTIQKLCVSGEILCRMEYFMLRCTKKKSTLPESAELSVPKLPTVKEVKYVTFDSLKDLQWKLFKGLLKRKPKTTGVWREPTYSFGIEGVSAPKDVEYIFPLMPKDWIIDDSLKFSEEMMHLLLEKE